A window of the Phragmites australis chromosome 20, lpPhrAust1.1, whole genome shotgun sequence genome harbors these coding sequences:
- the LOC133901522 gene encoding uncharacterized protein LOC133901522: MAEHGGVGGARNQLRWTAHMSNMMLRHLVALIEGGVRTDKGFKEAHLNTVARKVTEQCGVEVSGSQVYNHLRKWRSRWVKICKLRDISGALWDDNTHSIVLEDEHYKGHIKDHPADVDYLNVPLENYEQMVAIFSVGQATGRYAMGSNEPLGPPPDEVESEGKADPISTATNAGIIFPEVIAESVDDDTNTNTPPPHASEEVAVGSAGGKGKDSSSGAGSKRKRAMITEDEAIIFNGMTEAVKDMAGAIKATVHAEAHPDVYNAVMNLPGFSEDALLAALDWLYDHKPQSIGFVQMSAEHRRKWMNRWISKHYFTD, from the exons ATGGCTGAGCATGGGGGTGTCGGTGGGGCAAGGAATCAATTGCGGTGGACAGCCCACATGTCCAACATGATGCTGCGCCATTTGGTTGCGCTGATTGAGGGTGGAGTGCGGACTGATAAGGGCTTTAAGGAGGCGCACCTAAACACAGTTGCAAGAAAAGTGACTGAGCAGTGCGGTGTAGAAGTCAGCGGGAGTCAGGTGTACAACCACCTTCGCAAATGGAGATCAAGGTGGGTGAAAATATGCAAGCTGCGGGACATCAGCGGTGCCTTGTGGGATGACAACACACACTCCATCGTACTAGAGGACGAGCACTACAAAGGCCACATCAAG GATCACCCTGCTGATGTTGACTACCTCAACGTTCCTCTCGAGAACTATGAGCAGATGGTTGCCATCTTCTCTGTTGGACAGGCCACTGGGAGGTATGCTATGGGCTCCAATGAGCCTTTGGGACCTCCTCCCGATGAGGTGGAGAGCGAAGGCAAGGCGGACCCGATTTCGACTGCCACCAATGCGGGGATTATCTTTCCCGAGGTTATTGCAGAGTCCGTGGATGATgacaccaacaccaacacccCTCCCCCGCATGCCTCTGAGGAGGTTGCTGTTGGATCGGCGGGGGGGAAAGGGAAGGACTCCTCCAGTGGGGCTGGTTCAAAGAGGAAGAGGGCCATGATCACAGAAGATGAGGCCATCATCTTCAACGGCATGACCGAAGCTGTAAAGGATATGGCAGGTGCAATCAAGGCAACCGTCCATGCTGAGGCACATCCCGATGTGTACAATGCGGTCATGAACCTCCCTGGCTTCTCCGAGGATGCATTGCTGGCTGCTCTTGATTGGCTCTATGACCACAAGCCACAGAGCATTGGTTTTGTGCAGATGAGTGCTGAGCATCGTCGTAAGTGGATGAATCGTTGGATCTCCAAGCACTACTTCACTGACTAA
- the LOC133901523 gene encoding protein ANTAGONIST OF LIKE HETEROCHROMATIN PROTEIN 1-like, producing the protein MDELAVKRRKIIAHAAGVVATMCAYTLFLYRRRGREAPISYGPLAERDKIRMENLRFIFHNDDRHCVEQLRMRRAPFFHLCTLLRTRRLLKDTIHSSIEEQVAMFLQVVGHNCRFRLIKLNFRRGLETISRYFREDCIGAIDGTHVLARVPASMAAAFRGRKGVTTQNVMAAVDFDLKFTYVLAGWEGSAHDAIILADALERDDGLRVPPGNKFYLVDAGYAVRPGFLPPYRGCRYHLKEYGGRNNPRDHRELFNLRHSSLRVTVERAFGALKNRFKILYNKPFHPYKTQVKLVLACCILHNWILTHGPDECVPAEQDWTPNPVEPEAHNDVAYDNNSWAAKRDEWALAMWNNRGNMRV; encoded by the exons ATGGATGAGTTGGCTGTCAAGCGGCGAAAAATAATTGCTCATGCTGCGGGAGTTGTTGCTACAATGTGTGCGTACACGTTGTTTTTGTATAGACGTCGAGGTCGTGAAGCACCCATCAGCTATGGTCCTTTAGCTGAAAGAGATAAAATTAGAATGGAAAACCttagattcatttttcataATGATGATCGCCATTGTGTAGAACAGCTTCGTATGAGGAGAGCCCCCTTTTTTCACTTATGCACATTACTCAGGACAAGACGGTTGCTTAAAGATACAATTCATAGCTCCATTGAGGAACAAGTTGCCATGTTCCTGCAAGTGGTTGGCCACAATTGTAGATTTAGGTTGATAAAGTTGAATTTTAGAAGGGGTTTGGAAACAATTAGTCGCTACTTTCGAGAA GATTGCATTGGTGCTATAGATGGAACTCATGTGCTAGCTAGAGTCCCAGCTAGCATGGCAGCCGCCTTTCGGGGTAGGAAGGGGGTGACCACACAAAATGTTATGGCTGCTGTTGATTTTGATCTTAAGTTCACATATGTCTTAGCTGGCTGGGAGGGATCTGCTCATGATGCCATCATTCTAGCAGACGCTTTAGAAAGGGATGACGGCTTAAGGGTTCCCCCGGGTAA TAAATTCTACTTGGTCGATGCAGGATATGCTGTTCGTCCTGGGTTCCTTCCACCATATCGTGGCTGCCGATACCATTTAAAGGAGTATGGTGGAAGGAACAACCCTCGTGACCATAGGGAATTATTCAATCTGAGGCACTCCTCGCTTAGAGTCACAGTAGAACGAGCTTTTGGTGCATTGAAGAATCGTTTCAAAATTCTTTACAACAAGCCGTTTCACCCGTACAAAACCCAAGTGAAGTTAGTGCTAGCTTGCTGCATTTTGCACAACTGGATCCTAACACACGGCCCTGATGAGTGTGTCCCTGCAGAACAAGACTGGACTCCAAACCCTGTGGAACCCGAAGCACATAACGATGTTGCATATGACAACAACTCGTGGGCAGCAAAGAGGGACGAGTGGGCACTAGCTATGTGGAACAATAGGGGAAACATGCGTGTATGA